CGGATTCGTCTCGGCCAGCGTGGCCGGCGCCGACCGGCCCAGCGCCTTGGCGCAGCCGGCGATGAAACGGGCCATGTTGTCCGGGCCACCCTCCACGAAACAGCGCCATAGGCGGTGGGTGGAGCCCAGGTCCAGGGTGCAGGCGGCGTCCAGGGCCGGATCGGCCTTGGCTTCCCCCGGCAAGACAGCCAGAGGAATGCGACCGGCCCGGCAGGTTTCAGCCACCCGCTCGAGGCCGTAACGCCAATAGCCGGCACCGCCGTTCAGGCGCAGCACGACCAAACCGGCACCGGCCACCACCGTGTCGACATAAAGATCGACGGACAGCGGGTGGCCTAGCCGCATCAGGCTGGCCAGACGCAGGCTGGGCCGCCAGGCCGCGACGCCGGATGCATGATCAAGCGCGTGGTAAGCCGCCGCGACCGCCGACAGGTCGCTGTCGGAAAAGGACAGCACGACCAGGTCGGCTGGCGCCTGGCCCAGATCTTCAGCCTGGGGCGACGCCAGCAGATCCTCGGCCTGGGTGGGCAACAGGTGCATGAAAAGAACGGCCTCGACAGTCGGCCGGAATGGCCAGCGGCAGCAACACTATCAGGTGTTGGCCAATGCCGCTTCAATAGCCCCTCGGTCCATGCCCGTCTCGCCGATTACCACCAGGCGACTGTGCCGCGTCTCGTTCGGCCCCCACAGCCGGTCATAGCTGGTCTGGATGCGGCCGCCCACACCTTGGACCAGTAGGCGCATGGGCTTGCCCGGCACGTCGACGAAACCCTTCAGGCGCAGAATGCCGAAGCGCTGGGCCAGGTCGCCCAGCTGTTGGGCCAAGTTGGCCGGATCGCTCTGGGGGGGCAGGCTGGCGACGAAACTGGTGAAGTCGTCGTGGTCGTGCTCTTCGTCGCTGTCGTGATGGCTGACGCGGTTGTCCAGGTCCGCTTCCGCCGCGGCGGACAGGCCCAACAGGATATTGGCGTCCACAGCACCATGGCTGACGCGAATCAGGGGCGGAGCCGTCGGGCGCAGATCGCGCACCGTGGCGGCCACGACCGCCATGCCGGCCTCATCCACCAGGTCGGCCTTGCTCACCAGGATCAGGTCGGCGCACAATATCTGGTCTTCGAACACTTCCTGCACCGGCGTTTCATGTTCCACCGTGCCATCATCGGCTTCCATCGCCATTTTCTGACGGGCCAGGGCTTCGGCGTCGGGGGCGAATCGACCTTCGGCGACGGCGTCGGCCGCCACCACAGCCACCACGCCGTCCACCGTGACGCGCGACCGCACGGCTGGCCAGGTGAAGGCCCGGACCAGCGGCTTTGGCAGGGCCAAGCCGCTGGTCTCGATGATGATGTGGTCCGGTGGATCGGCCCGATTCAGCAGCGATTCCAGCGCCGGGACGAAATCGTCCGCGACGGTACAGCACAAACACCCGTTGGCCAGCTCGATCACCCGGTCCTCCGGACAGGCTTCGTCTCCGCAGCCTTTCAACACCGCGCCGTCGACGCCGACATCACCGAACTCATTGATAATCAAGGCCAAGCGCCGCCCACCGGGGCTTTGCAACAAGCTACGAATTAAGGTGGTCTTGCCGGCACCGAGGAAGCCGGTGATGATGGTGGTTGGGATTTTGAATTTGAGCATAAATAGATTTTCCAACGTGAAGATATAAGGCGATAATTCAGCATAGCAGTTCGGGCGGGAAGACTGTCTATATATGGTGACATCGCCCTTGCTCAAGATCGTATCGAATATTTTCTCGACATTGATCTAGAAGTGTTAGTCGTTGGCAGGCTCGCTCAAGGAAGTGGAAGCATTGATGTGGCTATGGCGTGGGGGCTGCCAGGGAGGGGGGTAGATATGCCTTGCCGATGGGAGATTAGGAATATTCGAAACAGAGAAGCACATTCCGGAATGTATTTCTGCGGGATATGGCTATAATATTAAGGTGATTTTGTCATGAGAATGATAATTGGAATGCATTGATGGTTTTAGTGCGGTAGCGCTTTAGTTTTAGGAGCTGAAATTGTTTGTTGTTGTTGACATTTGTTTTTTTTTGGCTATATCGGTTGTCGAACTGAAAGTCAGCAATCCAGCGCAACCTCGATTTTGGACGTATTATGGAAAGCAGTGAGAGATTTGACTTTTCTTTCTTGAATTCTTTTGAGTCCCTTGGTATAAACTGTGAATTTGGTTTTGTGCAGCGACGATGCGGCGTCGAGCCCGGGCATCTTTTGAGGTGGGCGTTTACACCGCTTGATAGTCTCAGGCAGGCTATTGCGGCTGATTTTTGCGAACTTTATCAATTCAAGAATTTGTTGCCTAGCGGAAGCGACATGGTGTGGGATGAAAAATATCACATATCTTTTCATACCAAGATGAAATCCACTATACAGGGGGGAGGATTTCAATTCAGCGAGGCGGAAAAAGAAAGGCGTGAAATTTGGGAAGCGGAGCACAAAAAAATTCTCTATCTTCGGGAAAAATTTCTAAAATCGGCCAAGGTGGGTGGAAATATATACGTCCTAAAGCTCGATTCTAAGCAAAGTGTCCCGGATATTTTGTCGATTTGGGGGAAGATTCGATCATTGGGATCTAATTCTCTTTTGTGTGTAAGGGAAGCATTAGTGTGCGAGGAAATTGGAACGATTAAGACCGTTGATTTAGGGTTGCATCTAGGTAATATAGATAGATTTGCGCCTAATAGTAAGGCGGATGATCTTTCCATTGGAATTTGGCTAAAATTATGCCAATTGGCTTGGGAAGTTTCATATACGGATAGAAAATAACAGGGGGGGGTATCTTGACTAGTGCTGTAATTGAGAAAAATATGAAGGAGCGCTCCACCAATTTGAGCGCGAATATTGCGGCGATATTTGAAAAATCTGCGGAAATTGATATTTCTCTTTTTTCTTTAGAAATGATAAGTCAGCAGGTTTCGGATTCTTACGAGTTGATCAAGATCGAATCTGGGAAGGAATTCCACAGAGCATTAGATTTTATGTCAATCCCTTTTCTAGAAAAAGCGTCAGCCGGCCCTGCTGCACTACTAGATGGTATTGTAGAAGTGCAGCAAGGGCCCAGGCCCTCGCTGAGGACTTTGGCGCTTAGGGAATTTCTGCGCGAAGGGAAATACAAGCTATTGAGTCCATTTACCGGAACGTTGAGTGTTGTTAACACTAGCTTGGGTCTCGAATGGTATTATCATCAGTATAATGGTGATTATTGTCTAGTATCTCATATGGGCGGTACCATGACAACTGATATCGTCGAAACAGTCTGGGTTTTCCCAAGGCATGGAGTCGCTATTTATATAGAAAATGGCCTAAACAAAGGTGAGATAGAAAAGGAAATATCAAAATTACTTTATAGATGTTTGTTAAATCGCGTTGAATTAATGGACTATATTAGTAGTTCTGTTCGGAGGCGTGTTATTTCACTTTCCGATTTTCCCTGTCCACACATGGCTCATAATCTTTGGAACGTTCAAACAGGGTGGGCAAATATAATCGACTCTATCGACCTTTCTGCCGCTAGACGTTTCATTTTTTATTCTAATCAGAATTTTTTTGGTCACCTAGATGAGATTCATTTGGATTCAGCAGTTGCTAGCCACAAAGATAATTTTATATCGGTGAGGAATGTCGATGAAATGTTTCGTGTAATTATGAAGGAAAATCTTTTTGTTCTTACTGTAAAAGATAAGTATTTTACAGAATCTTTTGCTCAAAAAGTAATTAAAACGGCTCAATCGCATTGTTCTAAAGAATTCTTAGATTATGTTATGCACATCAGGGCGCGCCCATTAATTGTAACAACAATTAGACTCGATAATAGGTCATGGATAGAGCAAGAAAAAGGCCTTATATCACTTTATAGAAGACTAATAGTTGATTTTCCACAGGTAGAATTCGTATTAGATGGATTGAGTTCAGATACCGCTAAAGAGTGGACGACAAGTTGGATGTCGATGGAGGCTGAGCTCCAGGTTGCTCAAAGAATTAAGGATGCCGTCGGTGAAGATCGTGTCCACCTTAGCGTCGGGAGAAAATTCTCGGAAAGCATAGTTCTTAACAACGCTGCTGATTTATTTATTGCGCCATCAGGTTCTGGAATGACGCTCTACAAGTGGGTATCTAATATTCCAGGAATAGCGTTTTCAAACCGTAGCGTTCTAGATTTGAAAAATTGGCATAGTTGGCCACTTCGAGTTTGGCATGATAATAAATTACGAGAGAATTTAGTGGCGACAATACATTTATCACCAGATGCGGTAACGGATGGAGAGATGCAAAGAAAAAGTATAACTCGGGCTAATTTTAGCTTGGATTGGATGAAATTATATGAGGCATCTTTGCCCCTAATTAAGGAGGTCGTGCAGTCAAAGCTGGAGTGAGTATTCAATTTTCTGCGACGTGACTATGAGGATTGCGCTGAGAGGCTGTTTGGAAAATAGCATAGGCCCTTGCGGTGTCGGCGATGTCATGATTCAAGCTGTTGATGTGGACGAAGCAGAGCCGTGGTCGGATGACCGAAATCGCCAAGAAGACGAAGCGCTATCCGTCTGACCTGACGGACGAGGAGTGGGAGCGGATCGCGTCACTGATGCCGAAGCCAGGCCGCCGCGGCCGGCCGCGCGAGGTTGACTTTCGGGAAGTGATCAACGCGGTTCGCTATCTTGTCCGGTCGGGTTGCGGGTGGCGGATGTTGCCGACCAATTTCGGCCCCTGGCAGACGGTCTACGGTTGGTTCCGCGAAATGGCGCGCCGGTTTCTGTTCCAGACCATTCACGATGTCGCGCTGATGGTTGATCGGGAGCGGGCGGGTCGGGAAGCGAGCCCCACGGCCGGGGTGATTGACAGCCAATCAGTCAAAGCACCGCATGCGGAAACAAGGGGTTACGACGCGGGCAAGACAGTCGTTGGTCGCAAGCGGCACATCGCCGTCGATACCGATGGGCGCCTGCTGATGGTCAAGCTGACACCAGCCGATATCTCCGACAGCGCCGGCGCACAGGCGATCCTGGAGGCGATCCGCAAACGCTGGCCTTGGGTGAAACACCTGTTCGCCGATGGCGCCTATGATCGCATGAAGCTGATGAACAAAGCCGCTTACCTGGATTTCGTCGTCGAGGTCATACGCCGGTGCGATGATCAGAAAGGATTCCGGGTGCTGCCCCGCCGCTGGGTTGTCGAGCGCATCTTCGGCTGGATGATCCGTTGGCGACGTCTCGTTCGTGATTATGAACGGCGAACCGATGTCTCACAGGCCATGATCTACGTCGCCATGGGCGGCAATCTGCTACCACGAAACGCTCATCCCTGATTTCCAAAACGGACTCTGAGCGCCCGGCCCGGAATCGGATAGGTGATTTTAAGCCCTTGCCAATCTCCTGGCGAGGAGCTTGACACTGGCGGCGAAGATCCTGGCCGTTGCGGTGTCGGTTCGCCGTTCGAAGTCCTTGGCGAGCCGGCGATTACGGCCCAGCCAGACGAAAGTCCGTTCCACCACCCAGCGCAGGGGCAGGACGACGAAGCCCTGGCGGTGTCGGATCGCAGGATCGCCCGTGGCGGCCAAGGCGGTCTCCAACTTGGCGCCCGAGTAGCCACCGTCGGCAAAGACACGCCGCAGCCACGGGAACGCGGTGCGGATCGAAGCTAAGCAGACTCCTTACTGGTTGCCCCACACATGTTGGTCTGATGATTCTGATGATTGTGTCCCTGGGCGTGGTGTAGGAGCGCCTCCGCCAGGTCAGGCCCTCCAGCCGGCTACGCCGGCCTCCACGCCTGACCTGGCGGGCGGTCATCGCGGTTCTTCGGGTAAAGTTTGGTCACCACAACAAAACCCCAACCGAGGGTGACCACGATGACCGACCCGATGATGGCGCTGCGCGTGATGCTTGAAAAGGGCGCAGACGCCGATGTGCTGAGACAGATGATCGGCTTTGCCGCCGAACGGCTGATGGAACTGGAGGTTCAGGAGTTGACCGGTGCCGGCCACGGCGAACGGTCGGCCGACCGCCTGGTTCAGCGCAATGGCTACCGTGACCGCGACTGGCACACCCGCGCCGGCACGGTGGAACTGCACATCCCCAAGCTGCGCAAAGGCAGCTACTTCCCGGGCTTCCTGGAACCTCGCCGCATGGCGGAGAAGGCGCTGACCGCCGTGATCCAGGAAGCCTACATCCAGGGCGTTTCCACCCGCGCCGTGGACGACCTGGTCCAGGCCATGGGCATGACCGGCATCTCCAAGAGCCAGGTCAGCCGGCTGTGCGAGGAGATCGACGGCCGGGTTAAGACCTTCCTGGAACGGCCGCTGGAAGGCGACTGGCCCTACCTGTGGATCGACGCCACCTATGTGAAGGTCCGCCAGAACGGCCGCATCGTCTCCGTGGCCGTCACCATCGCCGTGGCGGTCAATACCAACGGTCGGCGAGAGATCCTGGGCATGGACATCGGCACCTCGGAGGCCGAAACCTTCTGGGTGGAGTTCCTGCGCAAGCTCAAGCGCCGTGGCCTGGGCGGCGTCAAGCTGGCCGTCTCCGATGCCCACGAGTGTCAATCGGCGGTCACGTCCCACCACGTGGCGGGACGTGACCCCAACCTAAAATCATAATGCTCTAAAAGCGATGAGCGCCTGAATGTGAAACTGACCTCGCCAGCTGTAAATGGCGAAGTGATTTTCCCCAGAAGTGGCGACTTAAAAATCCCCAGATGGTTTGTTTGGCTAATTGATTGGGTGGGTGTCGGCGGGCCTCACTTTCGGCGGTCTTCCACGTTTTCGGATGGCTTGGAGCGGCGCGGTGTCGGGTCTTCGCCGCACGTTCTCGGGGATGAGGTCGGCATGCTGGCGTAGCCTGTAGCTGGCGCCTTCGATCTGCACGACGATGGCGTGGTGGAGAAGGCGATCGAGGAGCGCCGTAGCGACGACGGTGTCGCCGAAGACGTCCCCCCATTCGGCGAAGCCGCGGTTCGAGGTGAGGACCATGGCGCCCTTTTCGTATCGGGCGTTGACGAGCTGGAAGAAGAGGTTGCCGCCGCCAGGGACGACGGGGAGGTAGCCGATCTCATCGACGATGAGGAGTTGGGGGCGGCAGAGGAAGCGCAGGCGTTCCCGCAGGGTGCCTTCGCGTTCGGCCTTGGCGAGGGAAGCGATAAGGTCGGCCAGGGTGGTGAAGTAGACGGAGCGTCCCGCCTTGACGGCCTCGACGCCTAGGGCCGTGGCGAGGTGGGTCTTGCCGCATCCGGTCGAGGCAGCGGCATACTGCCCGATATCAGGGGCAGGACGCGACGATCCATTATCCGTTTCATCCGCGATGCGGTGAACGCGTAGGCATCATCCGGCGCCATTGCCTTGGCGGTAGCGTCATGCTGGTGGTCGAGCAACCGGACGGCACGCTGACCCATGTGCCGGAATGGATGACCGCCCCTGCAGCCCGTGACGCCGCCATCCGTGACGCTCCCCGCTTTCCCATGGAGGTATTGCAGGCTCTGCGTCTGACCGCTGACGCGGCCCTATCGTTGCTGTGTGAACGACGCAACGGAGGGCGGCATGAGGCATCGCGGAATGATGGTGCAGACGGATCTGTTCACGGCGACCCGGCCACTGGCAGCTCTTCCGCAGGAGGTTGCGCGCCGAGTCTTGCCGCTTCTGGAACAACTTTTGCTGGAAGTCCTGGCGAGCGAGGCCGTGACGCTGGAGGGGAACGATGAACAAGATCACCCCTGACCACCTGGCCCGTCGCGCCTACATCTACGTCCGTCAATCCAGTGCCGACCAGCTCCTGCACAACCATGAGAGCCGACGGCGCCAATACGGACTGGCGGATCGTGCCCGCCAACTCGGTTGGACGGATGTGGTGGTGATTGACGATGACCTCGGGCGATCAGGTGGTGGCATCGCGCGTCCCGGGTTCGAGCGGCTGCTGGGGGCGATCTGCGAAGGGCGGGTCGGCATTGTCCTGGCGATCGAAGCGTCGCGGCTCGCCCGCAACGGCCGGGACTGGCACACGCTGTTGGAGTTCTGCGGCCTCGTTGACTGCCTGCTGGCGGACGAGGACGGGGTCTACGACGCGCGGCTTCCGAACGACCGTCTCGTCTTGGGCATGAAGGGCACCATGAGCGAGATGGAGCTTTCCATCCTGCGCCAGCGATCGCTGGAAGCTCTGCGGCAGAAGGCCCGCCGGGGCGAGCTGTTTTTGACCGTGGCGGTCGGCTACGTCAAAACCCGCCATGACCGGATCGCCCTGAATCCGGACCAACGGGTGCGCGAGGCGCTCGCCTTGGTGTTTCGCAAGTTCGCCGAGTTCCAGAGTATCCGGCAGGTCCACCTCTGGCTTCGTCAGGAGCAGATCAGGCTACCGGCTGTCGAACAGACCGCCGACGGCCCCCGCATCGCGTGGAAGCTGCCTGTCTACAACACCATCCACCATCTGCTGACCAATCCCGTCTATGGCGGCGCCTACGTGTTTGGTCGGACCGGCAGCCGGGTCAGCGTGCGGGATGGGCGCAAACATGTCGTGCGCGGCTTCCGTCGCGCCCAGTCGGAATGGGAGGTGTTGATCCCCGAGCATCACGAGGGCTACATCTCGTGGGCGGAGTTCGGAAGGAACCAGGCACTGATCGCCGATAACGCCAACGGCAAAGGGCTTATGGCCCGCGGTTCGGTGCGCCGCGGTGACGCGCTGTTGGCTGGGCTGCTGCGCTGCGGGCACTGTGGTCGACGACTGCACGTCTCCTACAGCGGCACGGGCGGCTATTGTGTGCGTTACAACTGCCGTGGCGCACACATCAATCATGGAAGCGAACGCTGCATCTCGTTTGGCGGCTTGCGGGTCGATGGTGCCGTTGCGACAGAGGTCCTCAGGTTTCTGGCCCCATTGGGCATCGAGGCGGCCTTGCAGGCGATCGAAGCCCGCGAGGCCGAGGGGTCCGAGGCGCGCCGACAGACGGAACTCGCTTTGACCCAGGCCCGCTATGAGGCCGAGTTGGCACGCCGCCAGTATGATGCGGTTGATCCCGGCAACCGTCTCGTGGCGGCCGAGCTTGAGCGTCGGTGGAATGACCGGCTGGTAGAGGTCCACCGGCTGGAGGAACGCATAGGGGCGTTTGACGCCAACCCACGGGCCAGTTTCAAGGCCCAGGACCGTGCCCGCCTGATGGCGCTGGGCGCCGACATCCATACGCTCTGGCATCATGCTGGCGCGACGGCGGAGACGCGCAAGCGTATCCTGCGCACGGTCATCATCGAGATTGTCGCGAGGGTCGCCGCCGACACGATCCACCTCACCATTCACTGGCAGGGAGGCGATCACACCAGTCTGACCGTGCCGAAGAACCAAACCGGCAAACACCGTTGGCGAACCGACGCCGACACCGGTGACCTCATTCGGACCCTGGCACGGCAGCAGCCGGACGGGGGTATCGCCGCGATCCTGAACCGGGCCGGTAAACGTACCGGCAAGGGTAATAGTTGGACCGAAGCGCGGGTGCGCAGCTTCCGCAGCGCCCATGGCATAGCCGTCTACAGGGAGGGCGAGATCGCTGAACGAGGGGAACTGACCTTGGAGGAAGCGGCCACACGCCTACAGGTCAGCAAGATGACGGTGTTGCGTCTGATCGCCGGTGGTGCCATCCAGGCAAACCAGGCGTGTAAGGGAGCGCCTTGGGCGATTCCTGAAGCCCAGCTATCCGGGCTCAATCCGGCTTACCGTCCGGTAACAAAAAATCCGGATCAGAAGACCTTTGATTTCCAATAACGTAGCGAGGTGGGCATCATGACGCGAGAGCGGGCTGGCCCAAGAGGTGGAGGACTTCGTGCCGGTCGATGAAGTCCAGTTGGGCCAGGGCCAGGATACGGTCCCTGTCGAGGGAAGGCTGGAAGGCGAAGTCGAAGCCCGCCAGCGTCTTGACGGTGAGGAGGCGGCCCATCTGGAGGGCTGCCTTGACACGGCGTGCTTCCCGGAGCGCCAGTTCCTCGCCGAGCAGGGCGTCGATGGCCTCCAGGGTGGAGAGGGTGCCGCGCTCAGCCTGGCGCAGGACGTGGTCCAGCGTTTCCAGGGCGCGCGGCATCTTCAGGCCCACCAGGTGGCGCCGGATGCTGTCGAGGGTGGCGGTCATGGCGCGACCTCGCGCTGGATGTCGCCTTGGGCGAGCTGGCGGCCAACGGCGTCGTAGATGGCCAGGTCGCGCGGCGTAACGATCTCGCCGGGCCGCCGTGGCGGCGGCGCCTGGGGGGCGCATTGCCGGGGTGTCGTGCTGTTGACAGGCGGCGGCAGGACACGATGCCCGGCGATCAGGTGCCGGTGTCCACGTCCCTCCAGCACAGGATGGACGGCGATCCGGCGGCCATCCTCCAGGATGTGTACCTGGTCGGCGGTGAGTTGCACTTCGACGGCGCGGCGCCGGGTGCTATCGGGCACGGAATAGAGGTTGCCGCCAACGGATACCATACCGTCCTTGGTGATGCGGCGTTCCAGGGACAGGACGGTGGCATAGGGCATCGGGGGGATGGGCTTGAGGTGGGGCCGCTCCTCGGCGAAGTGCTCGATGACGATGCGCTGGGTGGTGGCGTGGCGGCGGATGTTGGCGACCTGGTCCAGCCATTGGCGCAGTTGGCCGTTCAGGTCGTCGAGGTTGCGGAAGGTGCGACCCAGGAAGAAGTCCTGGCGGATGTAGCGGAAGGGCCGCTCGACCTTGCCCTTGGTTTTGGGGCGGTAAGGTTTACAGGCCTTGGGCAGGAAGCCGTAATGGGCAGCCAGCTCCAGCAGGCGGGCGTTGTAGGCGATGCCGCCATCGGCGCCGTCATCGCCCGCCGCCTCGCCCAGCACGGCGGTCTTCATGCGGTCGTAGAGGATGCGGGCGGGCACGCCGCCCAGGGCCTGGAAGACGGCGATATGGCACCTCAGCACGGTGGCCAGGTCCTGGCGCGCGACGAAGCGTGCCCACAGCATGCGGCTGTGGCCCAGCACCAGGGAGAACAGCCACACCACCCGTTCCACGCCGGGCTCATCGGTGAAGCTGGCCTTGAAGTGGGCGAAGTCCACCTGGGCCTGATGCCCCGGCGGCGTCTCGAACCGCTGCTCATAGCCCTTGGCCGCCGCCGGTCGCACGGTGCGCAGGAAGTCCTTCACTGCCGTGTAGCCGCCGGAATAGCCCAGGGCCTGGATCTCCCGCAGCAGACGGCGGGCGCTCAGCCCGGGCACCGCGATCACCCGCTGGCGCAGGTAGGCCTCATAGGGCCCGACCACCGTGGGCTTGGACGGCCGGGGCGTATAGCGGGGCGGCTCCAGCCCCTGGGCGATGTAGCGACGGACAGTCTTGCGGTCCAGGCCGGTCTGCCGGGCAATGGCGGAGACGGTCAGCCCTTCACGGGCAAGTTCCAGGATCATGACGAGTTCCCCAAGTGTGACCACCAGTCCCCTCCCTCGCTCCTGCGAGGACAGTCTGGGTGACCAGCGGCCGCGAGGTCCCGGGGGGCATGCCCCCCGGGACCTCGCCGGTCAACGAAACTGGGGAAAATTCAGGCGCCACTTCTGGGGAGTATTCATTCGCCACTGACACCAGCCAGGTACAACCGGGTCGCCATGCTGTGGTCGTGCTGGACGGCGCTGAATGGCACGAGACCGGCGGCGACTTAGAGCATTTTGAAATAAGGCTGAATCGGTAAGGGGGATTCCCATTTATTTGGGCCTCTGATTCACTGCGTCTGTCTTGAGATGGAGGCAGTGGCGATGGGTCGTCCGTATTCAATGGATCTTCGTGAACGGGTAGTGGCCGCAGTTCAGGGGGGCCTGTCGCGGCGTCAGGCGGCGGCTCGGTTCGGTGTGAGCGACAGCGCGGCGATCAGGTGGATGAAGCGCCTGAACGAGACGGGTGACGTCGCCCCTGGTCAGATGGGCGGTCACAAGCCCAAGAAGATATCCGGTGACCATCACACCTGGCTTGTTGCGCGCTGCCAGGAGCGGCCCTTCACCCTGGCCGTCCTGATCGCGGAACTGGGGGAACGCGGCCTGAAGGTCGACTACCGTTCGGTCTGGGAGTTCGTCCGTGGCCAGGGGCTGACTTATAAAAAAAGACGCTGGTCGCCAGCGAGC
The sequence above is drawn from the Azospirillaceae bacterium genome and encodes:
- the cobW gene encoding cobalamin biosynthesis protein CobW, translating into MLKFKIPTTIITGFLGAGKTTLIRSLLQSPGGRRLALIINEFGDVGVDGAVLKGCGDEACPEDRVIELANGCLCCTVADDFVPALESLLNRADPPDHIIIETSGLALPKPLVRAFTWPAVRSRVTVDGVVAVVAADAVAEGRFAPDAEALARQKMAMEADDGTVEHETPVQEVFEDQILCADLILVSKADLVDEAGMAVVAATVRDLRPTAPPLIRVSHGAVDANILLGLSAAAEADLDNRVSHHDSDEEHDHDDFTSFVASLPPQSDPANLAQQLGDLAQRFGILRLKGFVDVPGKPMRLLVQGVGGRIQTSYDRLWGPNETRHSRLVVIGETGMDRGAIEAALANT
- a CDS encoding recombinase family protein; protein product: MNKITPDHLARRAYIYVRQSSADQLLHNHESRRRQYGLADRARQLGWTDVVVIDDDLGRSGGGIARPGFERLLGAICEGRVGIVLAIEASRLARNGRDWHTLLEFCGLVDCLLADEDGVYDARLPNDRLVLGMKGTMSEMELSILRQRSLEALRQKARRGELFLTVAVGYVKTRHDRIALNPDQRVREALALVFRKFAEFQSIRQVHLWLRQEQIRLPAVEQTADGPRIAWKLPVYNTIHHLLTNPVYGGAYVFGRTGSRVSVRDGRKHVVRGFRRAQSEWEVLIPEHHEGYISWAEFGRNQALIADNANGKGLMARGSVRRGDALLAGLLRCGHCGRRLHVSYSGTGGYCVRYNCRGAHINHGSERCISFGGLRVDGAVATEVLRFLAPLGIEAALQAIEAREAEGSEARRQTELALTQARYEAELARRQYDAVDPGNRLVAAELERRWNDRLVEVHRLEERIGAFDANPRASFKAQDRARLMALGADIHTLWHHAGATAETRKRILRTVIIEIVARVAADTIHLTIHWQGGDHTSLTVPKNQTGKHRWRTDADTGDLIRTLARQQPDGGIAAILNRAGKRTGKGNSWTEARVRSFRSAHGIAVYREGEIAERGELTLEEAATRLQVSKMTVLRLIAGGAIQANQACKGAPWAIPEAQLSGLNPAYRPVTKNPDQKTFDFQ
- the istA gene encoding IS21 family transposase gives rise to the protein MVTLGELVMILELAREGLTVSAIARQTGLDRKTVRRYIAQGLEPPRYTPRPSKPTVVGPYEAYLRQRVIAVPGLSARRLLREIQALGYSGGYTAVKDFLRTVRPAAAKGYEQRFETPPGHQAQVDFAHFKASFTDEPGVERVVWLFSLVLGHSRMLWARFVARQDLATVLRCHIAVFQALGGVPARILYDRMKTAVLGEAAGDDGADGGIAYNARLLELAAHYGFLPKACKPYRPKTKGKVERPFRYIRQDFFLGRTFRNLDDLNGQLRQWLDQVANIRRHATTQRIVIEHFAEERPHLKPIPPMPYATVLSLERRITKDGMVSVGGNLYSVPDSTRRRAVEVQLTADQVHILEDGRRIAVHPVLEGRGHRHLIAGHRVLPPPVNSTTPRQCAPQAPPPRRPGEIVTPRDLAIYDAVGRQLAQGDIQREVAP
- a CDS encoding ATP-binding protein, with the protein product MTATLDSIRRHLVGLKMPRALETLDHVLRQAERGTLSTLEAIDALLGEELALREARRVKAALQMGRLLTVKTLAGFDFAFQPSLDRDRILALAQLDFIDRHEVLHLLGQPALAS
- a CDS encoding IS5 family transposase translates to MWTKQSRGRMTEIAKKTKRYPSDLTDEEWERIASLMPKPGRRGRPREVDFREVINAVRYLVRSGCGWRMLPTNFGPWQTVYGWFREMARRFLFQTIHDVALMVDRERAGREASPTAGVIDSQSVKAPHAETRGYDAGKTVVGRKRHIAVDTDGRLLMVKLTPADISDSAGAQAILEAIRKRWPWVKHLFADGAYDRMKLMNKAAYLDFVVEVIRRCDDQKGFRVLPRRWVVERIFGWMIRWRRLVRDYERRTDVSQAMIYVAMGGNLLPRNAHP